From one Montipora capricornis isolate CH-2021 chromosome 10, ASM3666992v2, whole genome shotgun sequence genomic stretch:
- the LOC138022335 gene encoding uncharacterized protein — MQTAPCIVPFNGHSTPPLRKNSRLRPTVAIVGGGAGGCCCAIELGLTGRFNILLLEKNQQLMRETSDMTPARLGLGFHYADKATALHFLHVAVEFVKRYGQFRQEIGRKECHPLRRGRYFIMKNSLVPLKDILDVYDAIKKEYAKMVREDPSCEVFGPSENIYRILEPHEFEEHVERGNVEMGIETAEELLDWSRLRKYIIERIEKQKKSRVSVLTFTEVEVITAREEGGYIIEGMNTFHGSAVRISTDLVINASWYNISKFNQSLGISSACRKRCNRIKAIATVQLPKELANLPSMFFCMGPFCMFSNKGNGVGMMTYAPETNLAVTSSSCELEPQFSQIYHCLSENEKCAKGQRILAGVSKFIPQMRNAKLTKVSIGIVQTFMDEDTVDHGFKIGNLDFIHDPLKGGIAKRNYSGVEEPLPGYIINSCMKLIFCFENAELIKDIITTRYR; from the exons ATGCAAACAGCTCCTTGCATTGTACCATTTAATGGCCACAGCACGCCGCCATTGAGGAAAAACTCCCGATTACGCCCGACTGTTGCGATTGTCGGCGGAGGTGCTGGGGGATGCTGCTGTGCGATTGAATTAGGACTAACCGGAAGGTTTAACATTCTCCTTTTGGAGAAAAATCAGCAATTGATGAGAGAAACCAGTGACATGACACCGGCACGCTTGGGTCTTGGTTTCCACTATGCTGACAAAGCTACAGCATTGCACTTTTTGCACGTCGCCGTAGAGTTTGTCAAACGGTATGGTCAGTTTCGGCAAGAGATCGGTCGAAAGGAATGCCATCCGCTTCGTCGAGGAAGATACTTCATCATGAAAAATTCCTTGGTTCCTCTGAAAGATATCTTGGATGTTTATGATGCTATCAAGAAGGAATACGCGAAAATGGTTAGAGAAGACCCGAGCTGCGAAGTGTTTGGTCCATCCGAAAATATCTATCGAATTCTGGAGCCTCATGAGTTCGAAGAACACGTGGAGAGAGGAAATGTTGAAATGGGGATTGAAACAGCAGAGGAGTTGCTTGATTGGTCACGACTGAGAAAGTACATCATCGAGCGAatagaaaagcagaaaaagagCAGGGTCTCCGTGCTAACTTTTACCGAAGTTGAAGTGATTACTGCCCGTGAGGAGGGTGGGTATATCATTGAAGGAATGAACACATTCCATGGAAGCGCCGTGAGGATCTCAACAGATTTGGTTATAAACGCTTCGTGGTATAACATTTCCAAATTCAACCAATCACTTGGCATCTCCTCTGCGTGCAG AAAGAGGTGTAACCGCATCAAAGCCATAGCCACAGTACAGCTTCCCAAAGAGCTTGCTAATCTTCCATCCATGTTCTTCTGCATGGGTCCATTCTGCATGTTTTCCAACAAAGGCAATGGAGTAGGCATGATGACATACGCCCCTGAGACGAACCTGGCTGTAACAAGTTCCTCTTGTGAACTCGAACCACAGTTCTCACAAATTTATCACTGTCTCTCGGAGAACGAGAAATGTGCTAAGGGGCAGCGGATCTTGGCGGGCGTTTCAAAGTTCATCCCTCAAATGCGAAATGCTAAGCTGACGAAGGTGTCCATTGGAATAGTACAGACGTTTATGGATGAAGATACGGTTGACCATGGGTTTAAAATTGGAAACTTGGATTTTATTCATGATCCCCTTAAAGGAGGAATTGCTAAAAGAAACTACAGTGGTGTCGAAGAACCCCTACCAGGCTATATCATCAATTCATGCATGAAGCTGATTTTTTGCTTCGAAAATGCCGAACTTATTAAAGACATCATAACCACAAGATATCGTTGA
- the LOC138020216 gene encoding uncharacterized protein produces the protein MSCLAANSTQSLLCWSHHTRPRKDSRLRPTVAIIGGGAGGCCSAIELGLTGRFNILLLEKNPELMRGSSDITPGRLSLGFHYADKDTALYFLHVTVKFVKRYGHFRQELSREQSHPLRRGRYFIMKNSLVPAKEILEIYEAIKQEYAKIVREDPSCEVFGPPENIYRILEAHEFEKDVEITSIDMAIETAEELLDWPKMRKFLVDQIERNENVFVQSYTNVVTITALSGKGFDIDGINTNHGGAVRIVADFVVNASWYNISKFNRMLGISSVCRNRCNRLKAIATVQIPKELANVPSMFFCMGPFCMFCNKGNGVGMITYAPETNIAVTTSSGEQETKFSRFCHGLADEKETLARGERILSGVTKYIPNMQLAKLTKVSIGIVQTFMDESTLDPGFKIGNLDFIHNPLKGEIAKRNYSGVEEPFPGYVINACIKLIYCFDNAHLVKDILAKNCGYS, from the exons ATGTCATGTTTGGCCGCTAACTCGACCCAG AGTCTCTTATGCTGGTCTCACCACACGCGGCCAAGAAAAGACTCGCGTCTACGCCCAACTGTTGCGATCATTGGGGGAGGCGCTGGGGGATGTTGCTCTGCTATTGAACTGGGATTGACTGGAAGGTTTAACATTttgcttttggaaaaaaatccaGAATTGATGAGAGGAAGCAGTGATATCACACCGGGACGCTTGAGTCTTGGTTTCCACTATGCTGACAAAGATACAGCACTGTACTTTTTGCATGTCACCGTAAAATTCGTCAAACGTTATGGTCACTTTCGGCAAGAGCTGAGTCGAGAGCAGTCTCACCCACTTCGTCGAGGAAGATACTTCATCATGAAAAATTCATTGGTTCCTGCAAAAGAGATCTTAGAAATTTACGAGGCCATAAAGCAAGAATATGCAAAGATAGTGAGAGAAGATCCCAGCTGCGAAGTGTTTGGCCCACCAGAAAACATTTATCGAATTCTTGAGGCTCATGAATTTGAAAAAGATGTGGAAATTACATCCATTGATATGGCCATTGAGACAGCGGAAGAGcttcttgattggccaaagaTGAGAAAATTTCTCGTAGATCAAATTGAGCGGAATGAAAACGTCTTCGTGCAGTCATACACCAACGTGGTTACGATTACAGCTCTTAGTGGTAAGGGGTTTGACATAGACGGAATAAATACAAATCATGGTGGTGCAGTGAGGATCGTTGCGGATTTCGTTGTGAATGCATCGTGGTATAACATTTCTAAGTTCAACAGAATGCTTGGTATCTCCTCTGTGTGCAG AAATAGGTGCAACCGTCTCAAAGCCATAGCTACTGTGCAAATTCCCAAAGAACTTGCTAATGTTCCGTCCATGTTCTTCTGCATGGGTCCATTTTGTATGTTTTGCAACAAAGGTAATGGAGTGGGAATGATAACTTACGCCCCAGAAACCAACATCGCTGTAACAACTTCCTCTGGTGAGCAGGAAACGAAGTTCTCACGTTTTTGTCATGGCCTCGCTGATGAGAAAGAAACGCTTGCCAGAGGGGAACGAATACTCTCCGGTGTGACCAAGTACATTCCTAACATGCAACTTGCCAAGCTGACGAAGGTGTCAATCGGGATAGTGCAGACCTTCATGGATGAGAGCACGCTCGATCCTGGTTTTAAAATTGGAAACCTGGACTTTATTCACAATCCACTGAAGGGAGAAATTGCTAAAAGGAATTACAGTGGGGTTGAGGAGCCGTTTCCAGGCTACGTCATAAATGCAtgcataaaattaatttactgCTTCGATAATGCACATCTTGTCAAAGACATTTTAGCCAAAAACTGTGGATACTCGTGA